The sequence TTTGGGTTTTAGAAATGATTTCTTGAGTGGTCTTTAGAGAAGCATGCGCTTGTTTCAGAGCTTCATTGATCTCTCTTCTGGAGTTGGTGAGTTTCTCCCAAGAGGGCACTGTGGCTTGCCACTTGGATTCCGTATCTTTTGAGCTTTGCTCAATCTTGGGGGTTAGTTTGACCAGAGAGTCGTGCTTCGCATAGCTAGATTTTTCCTGAGTTTTGAGTTCATTAAATTCAGACTCTCGTTTACTGAGTTGTTCGGATTTGGTGGCTATTTTTTCTGTTAGTTGACTATTATCAGGTTCATTAGCGGCGGCTTCTTTTAGCTTCTCTAGATCGGCCTTTAGTTTGCTGATGTGATTATTTGCCTGTTCGCGCTTATGTTTGGCTTGATCACAGTCTTTTTGAGATTGTGAAAGCTGTTTCCTGTGGTCTTGGAGTGCGGTGCGAGTATTTTTCCTCAGCTCAAGAAGCTGCTTTCTCTCATCGTCTAGTTTGGAGATGGTTTCATTCAGTTCTCGGACCTGATGATTGTGTCTCTCAATGGCTTTCTTAAGCTCTTCACGTTTTCGGTTATTCTTTGCGATGAGTTCCTTGCTTTGATTGCAGTTGGTTTGTAGCTGCTTGAATTTATCTGAGAGCTCCTTGTTTTTCGACTCAGTCGTTTGGATGGTATTTGGGAGTTTGTTGACTTGAGATCGGATGTTTTCCAATCGTTGCGCGATGCCTGCAGGTATCGAGCTTAGAGAAGCTATGACTTGGTGTGTTTTGCTGTCCCAGACAGAAAGTTTTCCCGCATAGTCACTGGTGATAAAACGTTTTGCGTCGTGAGAGAAGGTTGCCTGAGTAGGTAAGGATTCTTTCGCTTCTATTTGTTTAACCATCTTGTAATCTGGCGTCCAAAGCTTGATCATGTGGTCACGGCCAACAGAGAGAATATGTCCATCTCTAGCCCAGTCGAAATCAAGAATTCCAGCCTTATGAGCCTCAAGCTTCTTGATCTCTTTGCCTGAGCGCATATCCCAAAAACGAAGCGTGCCGTCTTCTGAAGCGCTGGCCAGGAAGTTGGCGTCCGCTGACCAGCGTAGCGCTGTGACCCGGTCTTGGTGGCCTCTTAGGGTATGTAGCAGATTGCCGGAGTGAGCTTCCCAAACCCAGAGGCCTCCGTTGCGGTCTGCTGACGCCAGCAGGATACCGTCTGGAGAGTAAGCCAGAGCTGTCACCCAGTCGGTGTGTTTCTTGATTGAGTGCTCTTGGCTATTGGTGGCTGTTTGCCAAATCTTGATCAAACGAGAAGGTCCTCCTGTCGCAATAGCTTTCATGTCCGGGCGTATCGAGGTGGAGATCACCGAATCGTACTCTTTGGCAATTTGCATGACTGGCTGACCATTTGTAATGCTGTAAGTAATGGTGGTGCCTGATTTGCCAGGTACGCCGCCTCCTACCGTGAGGAATTTACCAGATGGATGAAATGATAGTGAGTCAGGCTGACCCTGAGGGAATGGCAATACGCCTGCCAGTCTGAGTGTGTCCGTGTTGTAAAGAAGGACTTGTCTCTGAGAGGTGATGGCTACTAGCGGTGCCCATGGACTGGAGGCGATGTCCCTCACCACGGTGGAATGTTCTGGGGTGATGACGGGTTCTAGTAGGACATGTTCGGGGAGTGGAGGTGGGCCATCAGGTTTTCCTGTGTCGACCTGACTGAAGGATATCTTAGGCGTATCTGATTTTTTAGCCTTGGAGTCTTTAGTTTCTAACAGTCCTCCATCAATCCAAGCCCGGATAAGATCGGTCTCCTTTTTGCTGAGCTTTTCACCTTTGGGGGGCATGAATGGCTCTTCTGAGTGTGTAGAAGTGAGGAAAATGCGGGAGCTAGCTCCATCACCTGCGTCGGCAATTTTACCACCAGAACCACCAGCCATGGCTGCGGAGTATGAGCTGAGGTCCAGGCCTCCCTTCTTCTTGTCTGGGTTGTGGCAGTTTGTACAAGAGTTCTCTAAGATAGGAAGAACGTGGTCTTGATAAGTGATCTTCTCTTGTGCTAGGGCACTGCTGATCAGTGCGGCTGGAATCAACCTGAGGTAGATAGAGTTAAGTCTGTTGAAAAGTACGGGCATGGCTCGATCTAGTGGTTGAAGATGAATTCTTTGGAGTTCAGGAGAGCCCAGAAGATGTCTTCTAGTATGGCTTGCCGCTGATTGCGCTCGTTAGCCTCTTTCAGGTAGCCTTGTAGATTATTGAGTTCTTTTGCGGTCGGCTCACGGGTCAGTGTTGTGAGATAAAGGTGAGTAATGATCTCTTGGTTGGTTTTCTTCGCGTCCAGTTGCTGCTGGATGATTTTACCTTGGCGTATCCGGTTGTTGGTAGAGTCACCATTGAGTAGGTGTAGTGCCTGCGAGAGATTGGGCTCTAGCTTCAC is a genomic window of Rubritalea squalenifaciens DSM 18772 containing:
- a CDS encoding c-type cytochrome domain-containing protein; its protein translation is MPVLFNRLNSIYLRLIPAALISSALAQEKITYQDHVLPILENSCTNCHNPDKKKGGLDLSSYSAAMAGGSGGKIADAGDGASSRIFLTSTHSEEPFMPPKGEKLSKKETDLIRAWIDGGLLETKDSKAKKSDTPKISFSQVDTGKPDGPPPLPEHVLLEPVITPEHSTVVRDIASSPWAPLVAITSQRQVLLYNTDTLRLAGVLPFPQGQPDSLSFHPSGKFLTVGGGVPGKSGTTITYSITNGQPVMQIAKEYDSVISTSIRPDMKAIATGGPSRLIKIWQTATNSQEHSIKKHTDWVTALAYSPDGILLASADRNGGLWVWEAHSGNLLHTLRGHQDRVTALRWSADANFLASASEDGTLRFWDMRSGKEIKKLEAHKAGILDFDWARDGHILSVGRDHMIKLWTPDYKMVKQIEAKESLPTQATFSHDAKRFITSDYAGKLSVWDSKTHQVIASLSSIPAGIAQRLENIRSQVNKLPNTIQTTESKNKELSDKFKQLQTNCNQSKELIAKNNRKREELKKAIERHNHQVRELNETISKLDDERKQLLELRKNTRTALQDHRKQLSQSQKDCDQAKHKREQANNHISKLKADLEKLKEAAANEPDNSQLTEKIATKSEQLSKRESEFNELKTQEKSSYAKHDSLVKLTPKIEQSSKDTESKWQATVPSWEKLTNSRREINEALKQAHASLKTTQEIISKTQKALPNLEKQLEQTKTEQHKIVKELENTRAKQHKLQEHEAFLVSASINTDRLRAKNLLEDLTAKQIGLMNEFSEFSKSKQPDTQTLFTLRKQIDDMALSCQRAREEYLKLDQEYFSSLKN